A section of the Thermogemmatispora onikobensis genome encodes:
- the mutS gene encoding DNA mismatch repair protein MutS, protein MKVTPARRQYLQIKSQYPDAILLYQVGDFYETFDEDARIAARELQIVLTARHYGEERVPLAGIPMHALENYVGKLIQRGYKVAICDQVGEVGHGVVDRAVTRILTAGTLSEPNLLPARQNNYLVAIASSRQQTGLAAVDVSTGEFSVTWFAPTELPAALEAELQRLSPSECLLVEGTGRETYRFPSQTVTITPCPPHFFDVDAARVRLCRHFGVQSLDAYGCASAPQAIAAAGAIVAYLEKMNTALLSLLTGLHSYQTTSYMVLDAHTQRNLDILQGSRSGTTQGSLLGVLDRTLTPMGARYLRRMVTQPLLDLTLLNARLESLEELYESPALRSRIAACLQSLGDLERCAGRVRQGTATLREVQGLRNYLEIIPRLRELLQGCQAPLLQEIAAELDDCPQVRDLIAQALVSEGAVDDGAEHGRLIRAGFHPELDTLIASIRDSRLWMARLEPLERERTGIKSLKVGYNKVFGYYIEVSKANRHLVPPDYERRQTLTNAERYITPELKEHEARILNAEERIEELERSIYADVLRQLSLSYGQMMTTASAVARIDALLSLAEVAAHYGYVRPVLEQGHVLDIVGGRHPVVERSLDGDVFIPNDTHLDGDEGERILLLTGPNMAGKSTYLRQVALITLLAQIGSFVPARSARIGLVDRIFTRVGAEDDIASGKSTFMLEMEETAAILHHATRHSLIVLDEIGRGTSTYDGLAIARAVVEHLHSVIGARTLFATHYHELAAMANELPHLRVYTMAISEEENGDIVFLHRVTPGCIGRSYGVHVARLAGMPPSIIRRAQEVLRALEVGQHAPGQVAGVALVTGALPLSSATELPATGSATNGHRTGRDHGRRQASVAEDSGRLSLTYAWQSEEGRRLAALLEDQGTDEALLDHIDICAITPLDALNLLFLIQRQRQKQRKAL, encoded by the coding sequence GTGAAGGTCACACCCGCACGGCGCCAGTATCTGCAGATCAAGAGCCAGTATCCCGATGCCATTTTGCTCTATCAGGTCGGCGATTTCTACGAGACCTTTGATGAGGATGCGCGCATCGCAGCCCGTGAGCTGCAGATCGTCCTGACGGCTCGCCACTATGGCGAGGAGCGCGTGCCGCTGGCGGGCATCCCGATGCATGCGCTCGAAAACTATGTGGGCAAGTTGATTCAGCGGGGCTATAAGGTGGCGATCTGCGACCAGGTCGGCGAGGTGGGCCACGGCGTGGTAGATCGCGCCGTGACACGCATTCTGACGGCTGGCACCCTCTCCGAGCCCAATCTCTTGCCGGCCCGCCAGAATAATTATCTGGTAGCTATTGCTTCCTCCCGTCAACAGACCGGGCTGGCAGCGGTTGATGTCAGCACGGGCGAGTTCAGCGTGACCTGGTTTGCCCCCACGGAGCTACCGGCGGCGCTGGAGGCCGAGCTGCAGCGTCTCTCCCCTTCCGAATGCCTGCTTGTTGAGGGAACAGGCCGCGAGACCTACCGCTTCCCGTCACAGACCGTGACCATTACCCCCTGTCCACCCCATTTCTTCGATGTCGATGCCGCTCGCGTGCGGCTCTGCCGTCATTTCGGCGTGCAGTCGCTCGACGCCTATGGCTGTGCCAGTGCTCCCCAGGCGATTGCTGCCGCCGGAGCCATTGTTGCCTATCTGGAGAAGATGAATACGGCCCTCCTCTCGCTCTTGACGGGTCTCCATTCTTACCAGACGACCAGCTATATGGTGTTGGATGCGCACACTCAGCGCAATCTCGATATCCTGCAAGGCTCGCGCAGTGGTACGACGCAGGGGAGCCTCTTGGGAGTGCTCGATCGAACGCTGACGCCGATGGGGGCGCGCTACCTGCGCCGCATGGTGACGCAGCCCCTGCTCGACCTGACGCTCCTCAACGCTCGCCTGGAGAGCCTCGAAGAGCTGTATGAAAGCCCCGCGCTGCGTAGCCGCATTGCTGCCTGTCTCCAGAGCCTGGGTGATCTGGAGCGCTGTGCCGGACGGGTGCGTCAGGGGACAGCGACGCTGCGCGAGGTGCAGGGATTGCGGAACTATCTGGAGATCATTCCCCGCCTGCGCGAGCTATTGCAGGGCTGTCAGGCTCCACTGCTGCAAGAGATTGCCGCTGAGCTGGATGATTGCCCCCAGGTGCGCGATCTCATCGCCCAGGCTCTGGTTTCCGAGGGAGCGGTGGACGATGGCGCCGAGCACGGGCGGCTGATCCGTGCTGGTTTCCATCCCGAGCTGGATACCCTGATCGCCTCCATTCGCGACTCGCGTCTCTGGATGGCTCGCCTGGAGCCGCTCGAACGCGAGCGTACCGGCATCAAGTCACTCAAAGTCGGCTATAACAAGGTCTTTGGCTACTATATCGAGGTCAGCAAGGCCAATCGTCACCTGGTTCCTCCCGACTATGAACGTCGCCAGACCCTGACAAACGCGGAGCGTTATATTACGCCCGAGCTGAAAGAGCATGAAGCGCGCATTCTCAATGCTGAGGAGCGGATCGAAGAACTTGAGCGCAGCATCTATGCCGACGTCCTGCGCCAGCTGAGCCTCTCCTACGGCCAGATGATGACCACGGCCTCCGCAGTAGCGCGTATCGATGCCTTACTGAGCCTGGCGGAGGTCGCTGCCCACTACGGCTATGTCAGGCCGGTCCTGGAACAGGGACATGTCCTTGACATTGTCGGTGGACGTCATCCTGTGGTCGAGCGCAGTCTGGATGGCGATGTCTTTATTCCCAACGACACTCACCTGGATGGCGATGAGGGCGAGCGCATCCTGTTACTGACCGGGCCCAACATGGCCGGCAAGTCGACCTACCTGCGTCAAGTCGCTCTCATCACGTTACTGGCCCAGATCGGCAGCTTTGTTCCCGCCAGAAGCGCCCGCATCGGCCTGGTTGATCGCATCTTCACGCGCGTGGGTGCAGAGGATGATATCGCCTCGGGAAAAAGCACCTTTATGCTGGAGATGGAAGAGACAGCGGCGATTCTCCATCACGCAACGCGCCATAGCCTGATTGTGCTCGATGAGATCGGGCGTGGCACCAGCACCTACGATGGCCTGGCGATTGCCCGCGCCGTGGTGGAGCACCTGCATTCGGTGATTGGTGCGCGCACGCTCTTCGCAACCCACTATCACGAGCTGGCAGCGATGGCGAATGAGCTGCCCCATCTGCGCGTCTACACGATGGCGATCAGCGAGGAAGAGAATGGCGACATCGTCTTTCTGCATCGCGTGACCCCCGGCTGCATCGGACGCAGTTACGGTGTCCATGTCGCGCGCCTGGCAGGTATGCCGCCGAGCATTATCCGCCGCGCCCAGGAAGTCCTGCGAGCGCTAGAGGTCGGCCAGCATGCGCCAGGCCAGGTGGCCGGTGTGGCTCTGGTAACCGGCGCTCTGCCTCTTTCCTCAGCTACTGAGTTGCCTGCTACTGGCTCGGCCACCAACGGCCATCGGACAGGGCGCGATCATGGAAGGCGGCAGGCCAGTGTCGCCGAGGATAGTGGCCGACTATCACTGACCTACGCCTGGCAGAGCGAGGAAGGCCGGCGTTTAGCGGCCCTTCTTGAGGATCAGGGGACGGATGAGGCCCTGCTTGATCATATCGATATCTGCGCCATCACCCCACTGGATGCCCTCAACCTGCTCTTTCTGATTCAACGCCAGCGACAGAAACAGAGAAAGGCGCTATGA
- the mutL gene encoding DNA mismatch repair endonuclease MutL, with amino-acid sequence MSRPDPFMSDLTQRTLSAPRSLPPRLPIRQLPAEVAERIAAGEVIERPVSVVKELVENALDAGAHEIRVEIRDGGLRLIRVSDDGQGIPEEDLERACARHSTSKIGRVEDLEQLHTLGFRGEALASIAAVSELTLLSRPVESEESGQEEPAAWITVRGGNLVQRGHRARPRGTTVTVRELFYNVPARLKFMRSARSEAGQILQLLYRYAAGYPAVRFNLTVEEQPLLQTSGSGELATALAELYRLPLAELLIPVEVEDEQGIRIFGYVGNRVLAQPNRQHVMLFINGRPVQVRALQEALEVGYRPLLAKGRHPLLVLHLQLPASEVDANVHPAKTEVRLRRERELATLLTQNVRAVLERSPVLPAESTWPGPASVYQPHLPGPRRRGLRVQEESERYGNGSSRPTPAEVLAALRPLAQLQQAVILAEALDGSLYLIDQHRAHERILYEHLRSRTAGAGSEGAENLAAHLLLEPIVLELKGWQAELLEQRLPILASLGLDCEHFGGRSFLVRSVPEGIGDSEQLAAHLRELVEIALEDSEDWKDHLLIGLACRSALRRGRTLSQGEQQDLLLRLAQTAAPAVCPHGSPVLLHYSRAFLSEKFEW; translated from the coding sequence ATGAGTCGCCCAGACCCATTCATGTCTGATTTAACGCAGCGTACTCTATCGGCTCCGAGATCGCTTCCTCCGCGCCTCCCCATTCGCCAGCTACCGGCGGAGGTAGCGGAACGCATCGCCGCCGGCGAGGTCATCGAGCGTCCTGTCTCAGTGGTCAAAGAGCTGGTAGAGAACGCCCTTGATGCCGGCGCCCACGAGATCCGCGTTGAAATTCGAGACGGGGGCCTGCGTCTCATTCGCGTCAGTGACGATGGTCAGGGGATTCCCGAGGAAGACCTGGAACGAGCCTGTGCTCGTCACTCCACCAGTAAGATCGGGCGTGTCGAGGATTTAGAGCAGCTACACACGCTGGGTTTTCGAGGCGAGGCCCTGGCCAGCATCGCAGCGGTCTCCGAGCTGACCCTACTCAGCCGGCCCGTAGAGAGCGAGGAGAGCGGCCAGGAGGAACCGGCGGCCTGGATTACGGTGCGTGGTGGGAACCTTGTCCAGCGAGGTCATCGGGCACGCCCGCGAGGCACGACCGTCACCGTACGCGAACTCTTCTACAATGTTCCAGCGCGACTCAAATTCATGCGCAGTGCCCGGAGCGAGGCTGGCCAGATTCTGCAGCTGCTCTATCGCTACGCCGCGGGCTATCCTGCCGTACGCTTCAACCTGACCGTCGAAGAGCAGCCCCTCTTACAAACCAGCGGCAGCGGCGAGCTGGCCACCGCTCTAGCGGAGCTCTACCGTCTACCGCTCGCGGAGCTGCTCATCCCCGTTGAGGTGGAAGATGAGCAAGGCATCAGGATCTTCGGCTACGTAGGCAACCGTGTCCTGGCCCAGCCCAATCGGCAGCACGTGATGCTCTTCATCAATGGGCGGCCTGTGCAGGTGCGTGCGCTGCAAGAGGCCCTGGAAGTGGGCTATCGTCCACTGCTGGCCAAAGGGCGCCATCCCTTGCTGGTGCTCCATCTGCAACTGCCGGCCTCAGAGGTCGATGCCAATGTTCACCCGGCCAAAACAGAGGTCCGTCTGAGGCGCGAGCGCGAGCTGGCGACCTTGCTCACCCAGAACGTGCGCGCGGTCCTCGAACGCAGTCCTGTGCTGCCCGCCGAAAGCACCTGGCCAGGTCCGGCCAGTGTCTATCAGCCGCACTTGCCGGGGCCACGTCGGCGGGGCCTGCGAGTGCAGGAGGAGAGCGAGCGTTATGGCAACGGAAGCAGCCGCCCGACGCCCGCTGAGGTTCTGGCGGCCCTGCGTCCCCTGGCTCAGCTGCAGCAGGCAGTCATTCTTGCCGAAGCTCTCGATGGGAGCCTTTATCTCATCGACCAGCACCGTGCCCATGAGCGCATCCTCTATGAACATCTGCGCAGCCGGACTGCTGGAGCTGGGAGCGAAGGAGCAGAGAACCTGGCGGCGCACCTCCTGCTGGAACCGATAGTACTGGAATTGAAAGGCTGGCAGGCGGAGCTGCTGGAGCAACGTCTGCCGATCCTGGCCAGCCTGGGCCTGGACTGCGAGCATTTCGGAGGACGCAGCTTCCTGGTGCGTTCAGTTCCCGAAGGCATCGGCGACAGCGAGCAGCTGGCGGCCCATCTGCGTGAGCTGGTGGAGATTGCTCTTGAAGACAGCGAAGACTGGAAGGATCACCTGCTCATTGGGCTGGCCTGCCGCTCGGCCCTGCGCCGAGGACGTACCTTGAGCCAGGGCGAGCAACAAGACCTCCTGCTTCGTCTGGCCCAGACAGCCGCTCCAGCGGTCTGTCCTCATGGTAGTCCGGTGCTGCTCCACTATAGTCGCGCCTTCCTCAGCGAAAAGTTTGAGTGGTAG
- a CDS encoding MFS transporter, whose product MDVARSKQGGGFKTLLRKKNFVYLWLAQLISMTILNASNYAIMVLVEEVTGSTTLVGVAIISFSLPALLFSAPAGVFVDRLDKRLILWGSNCLRAIASFGFVISLLIDARQLIPAYLLTFLISSIGQFFTPAESSTIPLLVDEDELMPALALFNITFMTSMALGMIIFAPLVLSLLPTLQLFSLTVQPVETLYFLIGLLYLLCAGLILLIPPRAFEQHAPHRPAASGEDLATQSLSLFGNIGSEMRQGWLFIRQNKPLLLAVVQLSFAGILLALVAELATALVTRLFLLPADTLAFVFAPAGIGLVLGSLFMPRITRRLGISRSILLGCLGFALIILLLPLLTLIARSLQPVGWNTHPLFLGSAALIMFLGGIALDCINIPAQTRVQEETPEWIKGRVLALQLMLYNAGTIPVILLTGAAADLLGIDRVIYLLSLAILLFALWGFFYERRHPAAATCLQEEPEEEYGHEEFETEADEISR is encoded by the coding sequence ATGGATGTTGCCAGGTCCAAGCAAGGGGGAGGCTTCAAGACACTTCTCAGGAAGAAGAACTTTGTCTACCTCTGGCTCGCTCAGTTGATCTCGATGACTATCCTCAACGCCTCCAATTACGCTATCATGGTGCTCGTTGAGGAGGTCACGGGGTCGACGACGCTGGTGGGTGTGGCGATTATCAGCTTCAGCTTGCCCGCTTTGCTCTTCAGTGCCCCCGCCGGCGTCTTTGTCGACCGCTTGGACAAACGGCTGATTCTTTGGGGCAGTAATTGCCTGCGCGCGATCGCGAGCTTCGGTTTCGTGATCTCACTGCTGATCGATGCCAGACAGCTGATCCCCGCCTACTTGCTGACCTTCTTGATCTCGAGTATCGGCCAGTTCTTTACGCCCGCCGAGAGTTCGACAATCCCTCTGCTGGTCGATGAGGACGAGCTGATGCCCGCCCTGGCGCTCTTCAATATCACGTTTATGACGTCGATGGCCCTGGGGATGATTATTTTCGCCCCCCTGGTGCTGAGCCTGCTCCCCACCTTGCAGCTCTTTTCGTTGACAGTGCAGCCTGTGGAGACGCTCTATTTCTTGATCGGGCTGCTCTACCTGCTCTGCGCGGGCCTGATCTTGCTGATCCCTCCCCGCGCTTTCGAACAGCACGCTCCGCACCGCCCGGCTGCTTCCGGCGAGGACCTGGCTACGCAGTCGCTGAGCCTGTTCGGCAATATCGGCAGCGAAATGCGCCAGGGCTGGCTCTTTATCCGCCAGAATAAACCCTTGCTGCTGGCAGTGGTGCAGCTGTCGTTCGCCGGTATCTTGCTGGCTCTGGTGGCTGAGCTGGCCACGGCTTTGGTGACACGGCTCTTCCTGCTGCCAGCCGACACCCTGGCCTTTGTCTTCGCTCCCGCCGGCATCGGCCTGGTGCTGGGTTCGCTCTTTATGCCCCGCATCACGCGCCGCCTCGGGATCTCTCGCTCGATTCTTCTAGGCTGCCTGGGCTTCGCTTTGATCATTCTGCTCCTGCCACTATTGACACTTATTGCCCGCAGCCTGCAGCCGGTGGGTTGGAATACTCATCCGCTCTTCCTGGGCAGCGCCGCGCTGATTATGTTCTTGGGCGGCATCGCCCTGGACTGCATTAATATCCCCGCTCAGACCCGTGTTCAGGAGGAGACACCTGAGTGGATTAAGGGCCGTGTGCTGGCCCTGCAGTTGATGCTCTATAATGCCGGAACAATCCCGGTGATTCTGCTGACTGGCGCGGCAGCCGATCTGCTCGGTATCGATCGCGTGATCTATTTGTTGTCTCTGGCTATCTTGCTCTTCGCTCTCTGGGGCTTCTTCTACGAGCGCCGTCACCCTGCTGCCGCTACTTGCCTGCAGGAGGAGCCAGAGGAAGAATATGGGCACGAGGAGTTTGAGACGGAAGCCGATGAGATAAGTCGCTGA
- a CDS encoding DUF951 domain-containing protein, with protein sequence MPMHLELGDRLRLRKPHPCGGSTWQVVRLGADIGLRCETCGRRVLLPRSEVERRTKERLPPLTPPNDDPQTPPTFQP encoded by the coding sequence ATGCCCATGCATCTTGAGCTTGGGGACCGCTTGCGCCTGCGTAAGCCGCATCCCTGCGGCGGGTCAACCTGGCAGGTGGTGCGCCTGGGCGCCGATATCGGCCTGCGCTGTGAGACGTGCGGACGGCGCGTATTGTTGCCCCGCTCGGAGGTGGAGCGGCGCACTAAAGAGCGGCTGCCGCCCTTGACTCCGCCGAATGACGATCCGCAGACGCCGCCAACTTTCCAGCCCTGA
- the nadD gene encoding nicotinate-nucleotide adenylyltransferase: MGETPAVRRIGLLGGTFDPIHYGHLVIAEEVRATLALSEVAFIPAGQPPHKPGRPVTPAEHRLAMLRLAIASNPAFSLCEIEIERPGPSYTVDTLRLLRERWGAQPVYLAFILGADSLAEFTSWYNAAGVLAQLDCLVAVGRPGYRPPQELVTALEERLPGIRERLRVVNAPYLSISASDLRRRVAERRPIKYQTPESVEAYIAQHQLYRESVPREPAEGRSSYVQDAHAS, translated from the coding sequence ATGGGAGAGACGCCAGCTGTGAGGCGCATCGGCCTGCTGGGAGGGACCTTCGACCCGATTCACTACGGGCATTTGGTGATCGCCGAGGAAGTGCGGGCAACGCTGGCGCTCAGTGAGGTAGCGTTTATCCCCGCTGGTCAGCCGCCCCATAAGCCGGGCCGCCCGGTGACTCCTGCGGAGCATCGCCTCGCTATGCTGCGACTGGCCATCGCGTCGAATCCCGCTTTCTCTCTCTGCGAGATCGAGATCGAGCGGCCAGGCCCTTCTTATACGGTGGATACCCTGCGCCTGCTGCGCGAGCGCTGGGGCGCACAACCGGTCTACCTGGCTTTTATCCTGGGCGCCGATAGCCTGGCCGAGTTCACCAGTTGGTACAACGCCGCTGGCGTGCTGGCGCAGCTCGATTGCTTAGTGGCGGTAGGCCGCCCCGGTTATCGCCCGCCCCAGGAGCTGGTCACAGCTCTAGAAGAGCGCCTTCCAGGCATACGCGAACGGCTCCGCGTGGTCAATGCACCCTACCTCTCTATCTCGGCAAGCGACCTGCGTCGGCGGGTGGCGGAGAGGCGCCCGATCAAGTACCAAACACCAGAGAGTGTCGAGGCGTATATTGCACAGCACCAGCTCTATCGCGAGTCGGTGCCGCGTGAACCAGCAGAGGGGAGGTCCAGCTATGTCCAGGATGCCCATGCATCTTGA
- a CDS encoding mechanosensitive ion channel family protein — MQQLIYSILTLLIAGAAGFFLRRLLVRRLRQTVLDAWLVETLGVMLILLLLALGVVVVISIWSISNLQLLWHSFAGNLAIEKLANYMGDVWTVILSAVILVLGIGIGRTVSKITIRNLAENRIDINTRTLIGRMLSFVVLGIAVFWILALWHLSIETPLAILGTLTVAFTFAIQDILKDLVAGFYILVERPFHIGDEISIEGGTAGTLTGRVEEVQLRATKVRLVSGEEVTIPNARLFSTTVINNTFYGERRVTLTMTLPQEQYDREQTPARILSILREIDEIIPKPEPVATISGYTRETVTLTVRFWIVHGQSGVIADALHSLRNAFAEAELTVKESAGAI, encoded by the coding sequence GTGCAACAGCTTATCTACTCGATCCTGACTCTCCTCATAGCGGGAGCAGCGGGCTTTTTTTTACGTCGTTTGCTCGTTAGGCGCCTGCGCCAGACCGTGCTGGATGCCTGGCTGGTCGAGACCCTGGGCGTGATGCTCATTTTGCTCCTGCTCGCCCTTGGGGTGGTGGTGGTCATTAGCATCTGGAGCATCAGTAATCTGCAGCTGCTGTGGCATAGCTTCGCAGGCAACCTGGCAATAGAGAAGCTGGCCAACTATATGGGCGATGTCTGGACCGTCATTCTGAGCGCCGTCATTCTGGTGCTCGGCATCGGTATCGGTCGCACGGTAAGCAAGATCACTATCCGCAATCTGGCAGAGAACCGCATCGACATCAACACGCGGACGCTGATCGGGCGCATGCTGAGTTTCGTGGTGCTGGGCATTGCCGTCTTCTGGATTCTCGCCCTCTGGCACCTCTCGATCGAGACACCGCTGGCAATTCTGGGCACCCTCACGGTGGCCTTTACTTTTGCGATCCAGGATATTCTCAAGGACCTCGTGGCCGGTTTCTATATCCTGGTCGAGCGCCCTTTCCATATCGGGGATGAGATCAGCATCGAGGGAGGAACCGCCGGTACCCTGACAGGGCGCGTCGAAGAGGTGCAGCTGCGCGCGACGAAGGTCCGTCTGGTCAGCGGCGAGGAAGTGACGATTCCAAATGCACGGCTTTTTAGCACCACCGTCATCAACAATACTTTTTATGGCGAACGCCGCGTGACTCTGACGATGACGCTGCCCCAGGAGCAGTACGATCGTGAGCAGACGCCCGCACGGATTCTGAGTATCCTGCGCGAAATTGATGAGATTATCCCCAAGCCAGAGCCAGTGGCCACCATTAGTGGCTATACGCGCGAGACAGTGACCCTGACGGTACGCTTCTGGATCGTCCACGGCCAGAGCGGCGTGATTGCCGACGCCCTGCACTCCCTACGCAACGCCTTTGCAGAGGCCGAGCTGACGGTCAAGGAGTCTGCCGGCGCCATTTAG
- a CDS encoding Maf family protein — MNDKRSSESSQRLPVLLLASASPRRRQLIARLGRPFKVAVSPLDEERLEASYKGPAEELGRWLAEQKAEAALALPEAAGCLVVTADTTVILDGISQGKPRDAAHAREILRRLRGRWHQVITGVAVAFPLSEDETGESGGRNGQRQALIRSSQCVTPVLMRAYSDEEIEAYIASGDPLDKAGAYGIQNPAFQLPERIAGCYLNVVGFPLCTLSALLQAGGFSLPASAQPLPDSLCPWSKHCLLPAGKSMI, encoded by the coding sequence ATGAACGACAAGAGAAGCAGTGAGAGTAGCCAGCGGCTCCCAGTCTTGTTACTGGCATCGGCTTCACCCCGCCGACGCCAGCTGATAGCCCGGCTGGGCCGGCCTTTCAAGGTAGCGGTGTCTCCACTCGATGAAGAGCGACTGGAGGCGAGCTACAAGGGTCCCGCCGAAGAGCTAGGGCGCTGGTTGGCCGAGCAGAAGGCAGAGGCCGCTCTGGCCTTGCCCGAGGCCGCAGGCTGCCTCGTGGTGACCGCCGATACCACGGTCATCCTCGATGGGATCTCGCAGGGGAAGCCACGCGATGCCGCCCACGCCCGAGAGATCCTGCGCCGGCTGCGTGGACGCTGGCACCAGGTCATTACAGGGGTGGCCGTGGCCTTCCCGCTGAGCGAAGATGAGACCGGCGAGTCAGGCGGTCGCAATGGCCAGAGGCAGGCTCTGATCAGGAGCAGTCAGTGCGTGACTCCAGTCTTGATGCGCGCCTACAGCGATGAGGAGATCGAGGCCTATATTGCCAGCGGCGACCCACTTGATAAGGCTGGCGCCTATGGCATTCAGAACCCGGCCTTTCAGCTGCCCGAGCGCATTGCCGGCTGCTACCTCAATGTTGTGGGCTTCCCGCTCTGTACCCTGAGCGCCCTCCTGCAGGCCGGTGGCTTCTCTCTGCCAGCTTCAGCGCAGCCCCTGCCAGACAGCCTCTGCCCCTGGTCAAAGCACTGCCTGCTGCCAGCCGGGAAGAGTATGATATAA
- a CDS encoding class I SAM-dependent RNA methyltransferase, translating into MMEGERSLTYHTVTLGPLARSGLAQAEIPGERLSEPGEVASRQPRVVEVPAGLPGERVTIAVEELTPSVRRRRARRHVPPRVWISAIHEASPVRVPAPCPVFGTCGGCQLQHMHYDAQLAWKREVVVSLLREIAGFGASESDELVRATEPCDVPWHYRNHMRFSVNREGQPGLTARGSHRVLPLSTCPIAHERINSVLGVLARHVNPRPQVLVRCGAATGQVLIQPAPAPEVAEELSQAGLEIHTEAIEERLAGEIFRIRPSSFFQTNTAQAEKMARLVIEGLLQEKTAASPGTSSGGRGQSQTLPAETEPERRPVLADAYCGVGTFALLLARYAARVYAIEESPSAIQDAQWNLRHVNNVEILKGKVEQLLPTLAGQVDGLVLDPPRAGCQEVVLEALLQHPVRRIVYVSCDPSTLARDVQILCRRQTAYRLLSVQPLDMFPQTSHIECIAILERQA; encoded by the coding sequence ATGATGGAGGGAGAGCGTTCACTGACCTATCACACGGTAACTCTGGGTCCACTGGCGCGCAGCGGTCTGGCCCAGGCAGAGATTCCTGGCGAGCGTCTGAGCGAGCCAGGTGAGGTCGCCAGCCGCCAGCCTCGGGTAGTGGAGGTACCCGCCGGCCTGCCAGGCGAGCGCGTGACGATCGCTGTTGAAGAGCTGACACCTTCGGTCCGTCGGCGACGCGCTCGCCGCCACGTGCCACCGCGCGTCTGGATCAGCGCTATTCATGAAGCCTCTCCTGTGCGGGTGCCCGCTCCCTGCCCGGTCTTTGGTACCTGCGGCGGCTGCCAGCTACAACATATGCACTACGATGCTCAGCTGGCCTGGAAGCGTGAGGTGGTTGTTTCTTTGCTGCGCGAGATCGCCGGCTTTGGGGCGTCGGAGTCGGATGAGCTTGTGCGGGCGACGGAGCCGTGTGATGTTCCCTGGCACTATCGCAATCACATGCGCTTTTCGGTCAATCGCGAGGGCCAGCCGGGACTGACGGCGCGCGGCAGCCATCGCGTGCTGCCACTAAGCACGTGTCCAATTGCTCATGAGCGGATTAACAGCGTTCTGGGAGTGTTGGCGCGTCACGTCAATCCACGTCCCCAGGTCCTGGTACGCTGTGGTGCCGCCACAGGCCAGGTGCTTATTCAGCCGGCTCCGGCGCCGGAGGTTGCTGAGGAGCTGAGCCAGGCCGGCCTCGAGATCCATACCGAGGCCATCGAGGAGCGTCTGGCTGGCGAGATCTTCCGCATTCGTCCCAGCTCGTTTTTCCAGACTAACACGGCCCAGGCCGAAAAGATGGCGCGTCTGGTCATCGAGGGCCTGCTTCAGGAGAAGACTGCTGCCAGCCCTGGCACCTCCTCGGGCGGGCGCGGGCAAAGTCAGACCTTGCCCGCAGAGACTGAGCCTGAGCGCCGACCAGTCCTGGCCGATGCCTACTGTGGCGTGGGCACCTTCGCGCTGCTTTTGGCACGCTATGCCGCCAGAGTCTACGCCATCGAGGAGTCGCCCAGCGCCATTCAGGATGCCCAGTGGAATCTGCGTCATGTCAACAATGTTGAGATTCTGAAAGGCAAGGTGGAGCAGCTCCTGCCCACCCTGGCCGGCCAAGTCGATGGCCTGGTTCTTGATCCGCCGCGCGCTGGCTGCCAGGAGGTGGTCCTGGAGGCACTTCTGCAGCACCCGGTGAGGCGGATCGTCTATGTCTCCTGCGACCCGTCGACGCTGGCCCGTGATGTGCAGATCCTTTGCCGGCGCCAGACCGCCTACCGGCTTCTCTCGGTCCAGCCACTGGACATGTTCCCTCAGACGAGCCATATTGAATGTATCGCAATCCTGGAGAGGCAGGCATGA